The stretch of DNA GCAAGCTCTTCCAGGAAAAGCCCCTTTGGGAACTCCTCCTGGAGGCCATCCGCTACGGGGAGGACCCGGAGGTGCGGGCCCGCCTTTTCCAAAAAGTGGAAGGGGCCGTGGACCTCAAACGGCTGGAAGCCCTCCTCCAAAACGCCTTGGCCTCCGAGGTCTTGGACCCCAAGCGCCTGACGGAACTCAGGCTGGCGATGGAGCGGGCCGAGGCCAGAAAGCTTCAGCCTCACTACCTCTCCAGCTTCTTCCAGGAGGCCCTCACCCGCTTGGGGGGCACCGTCCACCGCCGGGAGGGAGGGCGGATGGAGGTGAGCTTCGTCCCCCCTCGGGTACGCCAGGCGCGGCCCGGGGTCTTGCGAAGCTACACCCGGGTGACCTTTCACAAGGACCAGGTGGCCCTCCCGGGTAAACCCGTGGCCGACTTCCTGATGCCGGGCCACCCCCTCCTCGAGGCCCTCCTGGACACCGCCTTGGCCGAGTGGGGCGAATACCTGGACAGGGGAACCGTCCTGGTGGACGAAAACGCCACCGCTCCCCGGATTATCCTGGCCCTGGAGCACGAGGTGCAGGACGCCAAGGGGCCCGTTTCCCGCCGCTTCCTCTACGTGGGCCTGACCCCGGAGGGCGAGGTGCGGGAGGAAGGCCCCGCCCCCTATCTGGACCTGCGCCCCGCCACCGAAGAGGAAAGGAGGATGGCCCTGGCCCTTTTGGAAGGGCTCAACCTCCCCCACCTCCTGGCGAAGGCGGAAGCCTACGCCGCAGCCCACCTGGCCCGCAAACACCTGGAAGAAGTCCGCCGTTTCCGCCAGGTGGAGGTGGACCGCACGCTAAAGGCGGTGAAGGACAGGCTCTTGTCGGAAATTTACCACTGGGACCAGCAGGCCCATAAGCAAAACAAGCTGGCCCGAGAGGGAAAGGCCGGGGCTGCCGGCCGGGCGGAAGCCTTCAAGCGCATTGCAGATGAACTGCGGGAGCGCCTGCGCCGCCGGGAGGAGGAGCTTGAGCAGGCCCGCCACCTGCGCTCCCTGCCCCCTCGGCTCTCCCAGGCCATCCTGGTGGTGCCGCCCCTCTCCCAGGCCCTAAAGGCCCCCGAAGAGGACGTCCGCCAACGCCTGGAACGCATCGCCGTGGAGGCGGTGCTTTGGGCGGAGCGGCGCATGGGCCACGAGCCAGAGGAGATGTCTCCGGGCTACCCGGGCTATGACATAGAGTCCCGTACCCCCGAAGGGCAACTACGGCTCCTCGAGGTCAAGGCCAAGGGACCCGGTTCCGAGGTGGTCACCCTTTCCCGCACCCAAATCCTTACCGCCCTCAACAAGCGGGAAAACTGGTACCTGGTGGTGGTGGAAACGGACGGGGAGAGGGCCTTGCGCATCCACTACATTCCCCCCTTCATGGGCGAGCCCGACTTCGCCGCCACCAATGTGTCCTACGACCTCAAGCAGGTCCTGGCCCGGGCGGTGCGGGTGGTAGAGGCGGGGAAATGATACGCTCGTATAACAAGCTCCAAGCTTGTTATACAAAGAGGGGGGTCTAGTATCATAAGACCCATGCGCCCCGAAGCCTTTTCGCCAAGATCCCCGGGCAGGCTCGTTTCCATTGGTCAAGGCGCCTATGCCTTCGTCCCTGACCCCTTGCCACCTCCATTGGAGTGGACACCCCCTTTAGTACGTCTCCTGGACGAGGCTAGGGGCAACCTTGGTGAGCTTGCGGGCTTACTGCACACGTTACCTAACCCTTACCTTTTCATTCGGCCTTTCATCCGCAAGGAAGCCGTACTCTCATCTCGGATTGAGGGCACCCAGGCGAGCCTAGTAGACGTTTACGCCATGGAGGCCCAGGCCCCCCTTTTCCCCAACCCAAATCTACGCGAGGATGCCCAAGAGGTCCTCAACTACATTCGTGCCCTAGAACGAGGGAGGGCGCTCCTAAAGGAACTTCCCCTTTCCCTGCGCCTCCTCAAGGAGATGCACGCCGTTCTCCTACAAGGGGTGCGGGGCCAAAACCGGGCGCCAGGTGAGTTTCGGCGGGCGCAAAATTGGATTGGCCCGCCAGGGTGTACCCTGGCTGAAGCTCGTTACGTGCCCCCCCCTCCAGGCCCCATGCTGGAAGCCCTAGATGCCCTGGAGCGTTTCTGGCATAGTGACCATGGGCTACCCCCTTTGGTAGAGATAGCCCTTGTACACTACCAGTTTGAAGCCATACACCCCTTTTTGGACGGCAACGGCCGCATTGGCCGCCTCCTGATTACCCTGATGCTCTTGGAGCGTAATCTTTTGCCTGAGCCGGCCCTGTACCTCTCCGCATATTTTGAGCGCTATAGGAGCCAGTACTACGATCTCCTTCTACGCGTCAGCCAAACAGGAGACTGGTTGTCTTGGATTGTCTTCTTCCTCCAAGGTGTAAAAACCGAGGCGAAGGACGCTGCCCAAAAGGCCCAGCGACTCACGGCGCTACGCCAAAGCTGGCGCCAAATCTATCAGAGCCAGGGCGGAAGCGCACACCTCCTGGCTTTGATAGACCTTCTCTTTGAACAGCCGGTGCTCACAGCGCCCATCGTGCAGAAACATCTAGGGGTAACGCACGCTTGGGCCATGCGTCTGCTAAGAAGGCTTGTGGAAGATGGTATCCTCTCGCCCATCGGGCAGGCCCGGCGCAATCGTCTGTATGGCGCTCGGGAAATCCTGCAGGCCCTAGAGGAGCCCAGCCATGCCGAAGAAGCTCATTGAGGTTGCCCTACCCCTCGAGGCCATCAACCGGGAGGCGAGCCGGGAAAAGTCCATCCGCCACGGCCACCCCTCCACCCTGCACCTTTGGTGGGCTAGGCGGCCCCTGGCCGCTGCCCGGGCTGTCCTCTTCGCCAGCCTGGTGGACGACCCTGGGACCTACCTTCCCCCCGAGGAGGCCCAGCGGGAACGGGAAAGGCTTTTTGACCTGCTGGAGCGCCTGGTCAACTGGGACAACGTCAAAAATCCCCAAGAGGCCCTGAACCCGGGCCAGGGCGTCATCGCCGAGGCCCAGTACGAAATCGCCAAGAGCCTGGCCCGAAGCCTGAACCAACATCCCCCCGCCTCCAAGGAAGACCGCCCCGCCATAGAAGCCCTCCTGCGCCAAGCCCCGCCCGTGCTAGACCCCTTCGCCGGGGGTGGCACCATCCCGCTAGAGGCCCAGCGCCTGGGCCTTTCCGCCCACGCCGGCGACCTGAACCCGGTGGCCGTCCTCCTCAACAAGGCCCTTTTGGAAATCCCGGCCCGGTTTGCGGGTCTGCCCCCCATGAACCCCGAGTACCGGAAGGAGGCCACGGCCAGCGACCGCTTCTTTGGCGCCCAGGGCCTCGCTTGGGATGTGCGCCATTACGGGGCCTGGATGCGCGAGGAGGCCAAGAGGCGCATCGGGCACCTCTACCCCGAGGTGGAGGGCAAGCCGGTTATCGCCTGGATTTGGGCCCGGACCGTGACCTGCCCCAACCCCGGGTGCCGGGCGGAAGCCCCCTTGGCCCGCTCCTTTTGGCTTTCCAAGAAGAAGGGCAAGGAAGCCTTCGTAGTCCCCGAGCGGGCACCGGAGGGCATTCGCTTCCGTGTGGAGCGCACGGGGAAACCCCCCGTGGAGGGCACCATAAGCCGAAAGGGAGGGGTTTGCCTGGTCTGCGGAAGCCCCATCCCCCTAGAGCACGTGCGCCAGGAGGGGAAAGCGGGGCGCCTTGGAGCACGGCTCATGGCCATCGTGGCCGAGGGGCAAGGGGGCCGGAGCTACCACTCCCCACTGCCCGAGCACGAGGAGGTAGCGAAAAAGGCAAAGCCCGCTTGGGCACCCGAGTTTCCATTAACTCCGAATAGTCGTCATATGACCCCTGCTGTGTACGGAATGACGTCATTTTCGCAGCTCTTCACCCCCCGCCAGCTGGTGGCCCTCACCACCTTCGCCGAACTTATAGCCGCGGCGAGGGAAAGGGCCTACCAGGACGCCCTAAAGGCGGGCCTACCCGACGACGGCGTACCCCTAGCCCAAGGTGGGCGGGGTGCCAGGGCGTACACAGACGCCATAGGGGTTTATCTAGCTCTGGCTGTAGACCGCTTAGCTGAAAGCTCAAATGTTCTATCAAGATGGCAAAGCGCCGGCGACAAAGTCGCCGGCGCTTTCAGCCGTCAAGCTTTACCAATGCTATGGGACTTTGCCGAAATAAACCCCTTTTCAAGTTCCACCCGCAACTTTTTGGATGCGGTGGAATGGGTCGCGGAGTGTCTGGAAGCTCTTCCCGCCCACCCCCCTGGCCAGGCCCGGCAGGTGAACGCCACGGACTCGGTCAACGGCGTTCCCTCCTCACCCCTCATCTCCACGGACCCCCCTTACTACGACAACGTCCCTTACGCCGATCTTTCCGACTTCTTCTACGTTTGGCTTCGCAAGACCCTGAAGGACACCTACCCGGATCTCTTCCGCACCCTCCTGGTGCCCAAGGAGGAAGAGCTTATCGCCGACCCCTACCGCCACGGGGGCAAGGAGGCCGCCAAGCGCCGCTTTGAGGAGGGTATGCGCCAGGTCTTCCGCAATCTCCGCACCAAGGCCCACCCCGACTACCCCCTAAGCCTCTACTACGCCTTCAAGCAACAGGAAGTGGAGGAAGAGGAGGAGGAAACGGAGGATACTCCCCAGGTGGCCTCCACCGGCTGGGAAAGCTTCCTACAAGGCCTGGTGGACGAGGGCTTCCAGATAACCGCCACCTGGCCCATGCGCACGGAACGGGCCAACCGCCCCCGGGGCCAGGGGTCTAACGCTTTGGCCTCCTCCATCGTGTTGGTTTGCCGCCCACGCCCCGAAGGGGCTCCCAAGGCCACCCGGCAGGACTTCCTCCGGGCCTTGCGCCAAGAGCTTCCCGCCGCCCTAAAAGAGCTCACCCAAGGGAGCATTCCCCCTGTGGACCTGGCCCAAAGCGCCATCGGGCCGGGCATGGCCGTCTTCAGCCGCTACGCCGCCGTTTTGGAGCCGGATGGCCGCCCCCTTTCCGTGCGGGAAGCCCTGGCCCTCATAAACCAGGTCCTGGACGAGTTCCTGGCCGAGGAAGAAGCGGAGCTGGACCCCGATACCCGCTTCGCCATCGCCTGGTACGAGCAGTACGGCTACGAGGAAGGCCCCTACGGGGACGCCGAAACCCTAGCCAAGGCCAAGAACGTGGCCGTGGCGGGCCTGATGGAGGGGGGCATCCTCCTAGCTAGGGGGGGCAAGGTGCGCCTTTTCCGCCCCGAGGAGTACCCCGAGGACTGGAACCCCAGCGCCGACAAGCGCCCCTCCGCCTGGGAGGCGGCCCACCACCTCATTCGCCTCTTGGCTAAGGCCGGGGAAAGCGCCGCCGCAAGCCTCCTCGCCCAGCTTCCCGGCCACCTGGCCGAGGGGGCGAGGGCCCTCGCCTACCGGCTTTACCAGATTGCCGAACGCAAAGGCCGTGCGGAAGACGCCCTGAACTTCAACCTGCTGGCGGGAAGCTACGGACACCTGGCGCTGGAGGCCGCAAAGCGTAAGGGGGTCCAGGAAAGACTTTTTGGCTAGAGGAGCCGAGGATGGCACGGAGGTTAGCCTTGACTAACTATCTTGGGGGTAATAACATGGGGGTGTGAGGTGGGGCGATACCAGGTGGTCTTCTACCAAGACCCCAAAGGGCGCGAACCTTTTCGCGAGTGGCTTGAGGAACTGAAGCGCTTTCGCTCCCACCTCCACCCGCTAGCCATGCGCCTTCTTAGCGAGCTTCAGGAGCTTGGTACCGACGAGATGCGGCCACCAAGGGTCAAATCCTTCCGCCGTGAGGGCGTGCTGATTCACGAGCTTCGCAAACGCACCCAGGAAGGCGCCATGCGC from Thermus brockianus encodes:
- a CDS encoding DUF1156 domain-containing protein; protein product: MPKKLIEVALPLEAINREASREKSIRHGHPSTLHLWWARRPLAAARAVLFASLVDDPGTYLPPEEAQRERERLFDLLERLVNWDNVKNPQEALNPGQGVIAEAQYEIAKSLARSLNQHPPASKEDRPAIEALLRQAPPVLDPFAGGGTIPLEAQRLGLSAHAGDLNPVAVLLNKALLEIPARFAGLPPMNPEYRKEATASDRFFGAQGLAWDVRHYGAWMREEAKRRIGHLYPEVEGKPVIAWIWARTVTCPNPGCRAEAPLARSFWLSKKKGKEAFVVPERAPEGIRFRVERTGKPPVEGTISRKGGVCLVCGSPIPLEHVRQEGKAGRLGARLMAIVAEGQGGRSYHSPLPEHEEVAKKAKPAWAPEFPLTPNSRHMTPAVYGMTSFSQLFTPRQLVALTTFAELIAAARERAYQDALKAGLPDDGVPLAQGGRGARAYTDAIGVYLALAVDRLAESSNVLSRWQSAGDKVAGAFSRQALPMLWDFAEINPFSSSTRNFLDAVEWVAECLEALPAHPPGQARQVNATDSVNGVPSSPLISTDPPYYDNVPYADLSDFFYVWLRKTLKDTYPDLFRTLLVPKEEELIADPYRHGGKEAAKRRFEEGMRQVFRNLRTKAHPDYPLSLYYAFKQQEVEEEEEETEDTPQVASTGWESFLQGLVDEGFQITATWPMRTERANRPRGQGSNALASSIVLVCRPRPEGAPKATRQDFLRALRQELPAALKELTQGSIPPVDLAQSAIGPGMAVFSRYAAVLEPDGRPLSVREALALINQVLDEFLAEEEAELDPDTRFAIAWYEQYGYEEGPYGDAETLAKAKNVAVAGLMEGGILLARGGKVRLFRPEEYPEDWNPSADKRPSAWEAAHHLIRLLAKAGESAAASLLAQLPGHLAEGARALAYRLYQIAERKGRAEDALNFNLLAGSYGHLALEAAKRKGVQERLFG
- a CDS encoding Fic family protein, giving the protein MRPEAFSPRSPGRLVSIGQGAYAFVPDPLPPPLEWTPPLVRLLDEARGNLGELAGLLHTLPNPYLFIRPFIRKEAVLSSRIEGTQASLVDVYAMEAQAPLFPNPNLREDAQEVLNYIRALERGRALLKELPLSLRLLKEMHAVLLQGVRGQNRAPGEFRRAQNWIGPPGCTLAEARYVPPPPGPMLEALDALERFWHSDHGLPPLVEIALVHYQFEAIHPFLDGNGRIGRLLITLMLLERNLLPEPALYLSAYFERYRSQYYDLLLRVSQTGDWLSWIVFFLQGVKTEAKDAAQKAQRLTALRQSWRQIYQSQGGSAHLLALIDLLFEQPVLTAPIVQKHLGVTHAWAMRLLRRLVEDGILSPIGQARRNRLYGAREILQALEEPSHAEEAH